The Choristoneura fumiferana chromosome Z, NRCan_CFum_1, whole genome shotgun sequence DNA window TTTAGTTTTTACCATatgttatatataatttattcccAGCAAAAATCAATAGGCAATTTTAAGGGGAAATGATCGGTAATACATGGTGAGACGTGACAGATGGAGGTGGCACCTGGTTTGGAGGAGCGCGGGCGGTCGTCGTCATCGCTGCCCCACAGGTCGTACTTGGACAAGTCGGCGTCGTCGCCGGACTCCTCCTCGTCGCCCTCCTCCGCTGCCTCCACCGCCTCTGCCGCTCCGCTCTCTTCCTCTTGCCCGTCCGACGGTTGACTCTGAAACAAATCATTAAAGCACCATCAGATAGACACTTGGTCAATGCATACAATACAGGATTTCGAgaggtaattaattaaacatgaCGGCGATGTAATAGATTGGCTTTATTAGCCATCGTAACAAAaacattaagggcctgttttACCACACATTGTTGAATTTTAtgtgacatattaatttgataccGTTACCGTTTATTGCGacaaaacagagacagcatcctAGACATCTATCACATAAAATTGATCAATGactggtgaaacagggggtaaatcttGTAAAACTTGTGAAGCATTAAAACCAAaacatttaaatgaaatacaaacctttctttttcttttccgtTTTCTTCCATCAGCAGTATGCTTTACGGTCTTGTCTGCGGGTTTTATTGTCAATTTGAGCCTATTCAACATAATTGGTTTTGGTAACGCAAAACTTTTGAAATTGCCTATAACAGCCGTATTTTCGTTTGTTTCTGAGAGGTCATTATCTACATTTGGCTGCAagttgatatttaatttttttgcaacATTTGGTGGAATTATGACTGGGCCAGgatcaaaaatatcacttaaAAAAGGTGTGTCGccagtatttccatgtaatcttTTCAACTGTCTTTCTACACTCccttctttatcggactccttTTCCCAGTCTTCATCATTGGTCAGGTTGATAGTCTCCACTGGGTCTGCATTGTCTTCcacattgttttttattgtttgaccATTTTGTTTGTTAGCATCATCAgatttttgtgttatttgttGCAGATTTTGAAGAGCTAATAACAATGTATCTGTATTAATACCAGCCAATATATTGGATAAATTAACGGCAGTTTGTGGGGTTTCCTGTGAAGTTAAATCTTCCTTCACAGCATTTTGTATAGATTTTGTATTATTTGCCAAGGTTGTGGTTGCAGATTGAGGTTTGATCGAGTTCTGTGCAGTAACATTTTCAGGAATATTTATTACCTGTGGTTTAAGAGTTATTGATTCAATAaccttaattatttttgatttattaggAGTGCTGTGAACATTCTCATTAAAAGTTTCATTTTCAAGTGATTCTGTCTGAGTAACCTGACCATCGCGTGTTTCGCCCAACAGCATATTATTGTCTCTACCAGAATGCGGCTGTATAACCTGGCTGAGAACACTTCTTGTGTCCTTATACTTGTTTGGTGAGTTTGCTGCTGTAGAACACTTTATGACTAACTCAACCCCAGAATCTGTTATATCTTGACACTTACTCGAATTTATATCTTTATTTTCTACTTCAAAAccaaacaaaacattatttgaATTCAAAAGTTGCTGCTTGGGGTTAACTGGAGACATAATGTGGCTACTCAAATTTTGTAATCCTAATTCATCTGAATCATTGTAGAGagcatcatcatcttcatcccaGACCATTGTATAGGGTTTGCTAGTACTATTCTCTGAAGGATTCCTTTCTGGACTAACACAATGTTGACCAAGATCAAAAATTTCCATTATACTTCTATTTTTTGTAGCTGCATCAGACTGTACCAAGTCAAAAATGCGAGAGGAATTTTCAGATGACGTCATAGTAGTTTCAGTAGCTTGGACCATACTTGCACTTTCATTTTGCAATGGCTTATCAAATGAGGTGTAATTATTAGTAATAGCTATTTGTTCAAAATCATCATTTGTAAAATCAACTCCATGTGGCTCAATACCTGACAAATGATCTGGACCACACCCAGGAATGATATTTAAGGGCTCATTATCAGCAACTGAATTGAGCAGAGGAATACTGGACACATTATTCAGTATTACAGGAGCAATATTTGCTGTGCCATGATCATTCTTAGTTTTATCTAACACCTGACTATTTTTGCGAAATTTTGCACAATTTCCTTTTGCCCAAAATCCTTTTTTCTTAACATTATTCTTGAAATCTTGATAGTTTTTGATAGTTGAAGACCCAAGTTTAGTAGGTACGTACTCTGCCATGGAACTGTCCGCATCTGCAAAGCTTGTATTTCCCTTGACATGCATATTTCGCACATTTGAAGTGTAGATATTTGCTGTAGCTAATGGTGATTGTTCTGATTTTTTCACAGTGCAGTAGCCTTGAAATATTTGAAGGTCATTTAattgacattttgatttttcatcTAAAGGTGTTTGTCTTTTTGATAGTTTACGCTCTGGCTTCTTTCCCTCTCCATAAACTCTTGAAAGGAAATCAACATAATCACTATCATAAGAAATAGAATCTGATTCGGAATTTGACACAGTACTTGATTGCTTATTCTGAACGGAATCACGGCTATCTGGTATGATTTTAGACTTCATAGTAGCTGAACCTCCTTTTTCTAAATCACTGTCAGGGTAGTTAGAGTCCTGGGTGTCACGTGAACTAGAACGTCTGAAGCGTGGGGACATACTCCTTGGCTGGTCGTCAGCATTACTAGCTGAACTACCAGATGCTTTTTGATTATTGCAAATTACTAATGTTTCAGTACTTATGCTTCTTTGTAGTGTTGTAGCTTGAACGCTATTTgtttttgtcttatttttaatacactCAGTATCACTGTCGTCTGAAGATATAGGTATCTCATCTGGATTAGGCTGTGGTTTGGAATGACTGATTTTAGTTTTGTTAGAACATGGTGGACTAATGTGGGTATCAATTAAACATCCTGTTGACAGAAGACGTTGCCTCCAagcaaaaattgttttaaaatctgGTGCAGGTTTATCATATAATGATTCAAATTTTTCTGTACTTATTTTACAATTGTTATGTACAATAGCAAATGCTGCTACTTTCACACGCTCTTCAATAGAATAAGTAACTTCATAATTGGCTGTAGGAGTGCCTGCTGTAAACTTATAGACAACATCATCTTTTGATGGTTGTAATCGGTT harbors:
- the LOC141429447 gene encoding uncharacterized protein isoform X1 yields the protein MNEGAGDWICSDQSCGNINFARRVSCYRCNKDRPDGGKMFKKKLGTEIGKSAAEKSRGLFNADDWQCNKCANVNWARRTTCNVCNAPKFGEVEARTGYGGGYNERGVVEYRRREPSSDDEYDEFGRKKRKRKPEAQNVVGITEGPLVKKLPPTLLQMELNMDAKEDPAPNVVSNKDFDKIRGSLSDSSISELPPLSKMAFRRHQLQNQTNYHRQNHMLPSYKTNGNYMRKRFTSSTDQDLIESSGNPPKRPRHISNKTPKFHDQSIENRLQPSKDDVVYKFTAGTPTANYEVTYSIEERVKVAAFAIVHNNCKISTEKFESLYDKPAPDFKTIFAWRQRLLSTGCLIDTHISPPCSNKTKISHSKPQPNPDEIPISSDDSDTECIKNKTKTNSVQATTLQRSISTETLVICNNQKASGSSASNADDQPRSMSPRFRRSSSRDTQDSNYPDSDLEKGGSATMKSKIIPDSRDSVQNKQSSTVSNSESDSISYDSDYVDFLSRVYGEGKKPERKLSKRQTPLDEKSKCQLNDLQIFQGYCTVKKSEQSPLATANIYTSNVRNMHVKGNTSFADADSSMAEYVPTKLGSSTIKNYQDFKNNVKKKGFWAKGNCAKFRKNSQVLDKTKNDHGTANIAPVILNNVSSIPLLNSVADNEPLNIIPGCGPDHLSGIEPHGVDFTNDDFEQIAITNNYTSFDKPLQNESASMVQATETTMTSSENSSRIFDLVQSDAATKNRSIMEIFDLGQHCVSPERNPSENSTSKPYTMVWDEDDDALYNDSDELGLQNLSSHIMSPVNPKQQLLNSNNVLFGFEVENKDINSSKCQDITDSGVELVIKCSTAANSPNKYKDTRSVLSQVIQPHSGRDNNMLLGETRDGQVTQTESLENETFNENVHSTPNKSKIIKVIESITLKPQVINIPENVTAQNSIKPQSATTTLANNTKSIQNAVKEDLTSQETPQTAVNLSNILAGINTDTLLLALQNLQQITQKSDDANKQNGQTIKNNVEDNADPVETINLTNDEDWEKESDKEGSVERQLKRLHGNTGDTPFLSDIFDPGPVIIPPNVAKKLNINLQPNVDNDLSETNENTAVIGNFKSFALPKPIMLNRLKLTIKPADKTVKHTADGRKRKRKRKSQPSDGQEEESGAAEAVEAAEEGDEEESGDDADLSKYDLWGSDDDDRPRSSKPETADKNQDKDDKEGSSDPTNKNGKAAPVDSKTTNRRSRSSSSSSSSSSSSSSSHSSAEAPKNKFDDFNLNSERDSPARSPSRRSRSPHAHARATAPRRKRDSRSAGESSRGRESSRDKERSREHERRAGRTSRDRPDRPDRKERRYSRDSAGNYFGARGRHR
- the LOC141429447 gene encoding uncharacterized protein isoform X2 translates to MNEGAGDWICSDQSCGNINFARRVSCYRCNKDRPDGGKMFKKKLGTEIGKSAAEKSRGLFNADDWQCNKCANVNWARRTTCNVCNAPKFGEVEARTGYGGGYNERGVVEYRRREPSSDDEYDEFGRKKRKRKPEAQNVVGITEGPLVKKLPPTLLQMELNMDAKEDPAPNVVSNKDFDKIRGSLSDSSISELPPLSKMAFRRHQLQNQTNYHRQNHMLPSYKTNGNYMRKRFTSSTDQDLIESSGNPPKRPRHISNKTPKFHDQSIENRLQPSKDDVVYKFTAGTPTANYEVTYSIEERVKVAAFAIVHNNCKISTEKFESLYDKPAPDFKTIFAWRQRLLSTGCLIDTHISPPCSNKTKISHSKPQPNPDEIPISSDDSDTECIKNKTKTNSVQATTLQRSISTETLVICNNQKASGSSASNADDQPRSMSPRFRRSSSRDTQDSNYPDSDLEKGGSATMKSKIIPDSRDSVQNKQSSTVSNSESDSISYDSDYVDFLSRVYGEGKKPERKLSKRQTPLDEKSKCQLNDLQIFQGYCTVKKSEQSPLATANIYTSNVRNMHVKGNTSFADADSSMAEYVPTKLGSSTIKNYQDFKNNVKKKGFWAKGNCAKFRKNSQVLDKTKNDHGTANIAPVILNNVSSIPLLNSVADNEPLNIIPGCGPDHLSGIEPHGVDFTNDDFEQIAITNNYTSFDKPLQNESASMVQATETTMTSSENSSRIFDLVQSDAATKNRSIMEIFDLGQHCVSPERNPSENSTSKPYTMVWDEDDDALYNDSDELGLQNLSSHIMSPVNPKQQLLNSNNVLFGFEVENKDINSSKCQDITDSGVELVIKCSTAANSPNKYKDTRSVLSQVIQPHSGRDNNMLLGETRDGQVTQTESLENETFNENVHSTPNKSKIIKVIESITLKPQVINIPENVTAQNSIKPQSATTTLANNTKSIQNAVKEDLTSQETPQTAVNLSNILAGINTDTLLLALQNLQQITQKSDDANKQNGQTIKNNVEDNADPVETINLTNDEDWEKESDKEGSVERQLKRLHGNTGDTPFLSDIFDPGPVIIPPNVAKKLNINLQPNVDNDLSETNENTAVIGNFKSFALPKPIMLNRLKLTIKPADKTVKHTADGRKRKRKRKSQPSDGQEEESGAAEAVEAAEEGDEEESGDDADLSKYDLWGSDDDDRPRSSKPETADKNQDKDDKEGSSDPTNKNGKAAPVDSKTTNRRSRSSSSSSSSSSSSSSSHSSAEAPKNKFDDFNLNSERDSPARSPSRRSRSPHAHARATAPRRKRDSRSAGESRGRESSRDKERSREHERRAGRTSRDRPDRPDRKERRYSRDSAGNYFGARGRHR